Proteins encoded within one genomic window of Amorphoplanes friuliensis DSM 7358:
- a CDS encoding serine hydrolase domain-containing protein, with protein MSSERIEAALRPYVENGHLPGAVALRARGAEVDVACVGVRDLGTGVPMTRDTLFRIASLTKPLVAAVALMLVEDGTLALDKPVDEWLPELAGRPVLRELGAELDDVVPLARPITVQHVLTYTHGYGAVMAPPGTYPVQERIEALQLGPGADPEPFSRDEWMARLGTLPLLHQPGEGWSYHGGGEILGALLQRATGLSLETLLHERLFEPLGMRDTSYACIDPERLATAYRPGMSGELEVCAEPEGRWSPPLRVSGATGLISTVDDCLAFGRMLLDGGGGLLSDGSVAQMTTDRLTAQQKAAAMWLPGFWDGWGWGFGGAVATGREVPGPAAGSYGWTGGTGTACYTDLRGGRVGVLLTQREMTSPMPDAYANAFWEAF; from the coding sequence ATGAGCTCTGAGCGGATCGAGGCGGCGCTGCGGCCGTACGTGGAGAACGGTCACCTGCCCGGCGCGGTTGCGCTGAGGGCACGGGGTGCGGAGGTCGACGTGGCCTGTGTCGGCGTCCGCGATCTCGGGACCGGGGTGCCGATGACCCGCGACACGCTGTTCCGGATCGCCTCGCTGACCAAGCCGCTGGTCGCCGCCGTGGCGCTGATGCTGGTCGAGGACGGCACGCTCGCGCTGGACAAACCCGTCGACGAGTGGCTGCCCGAGCTGGCCGGGCGGCCCGTGCTGCGGGAGCTCGGCGCGGAGCTGGACGATGTGGTGCCGCTCGCCCGGCCGATCACCGTGCAGCATGTTCTCACCTACACCCACGGGTACGGGGCTGTGATGGCACCGCCGGGGACGTACCCGGTCCAGGAGCGGATCGAGGCGCTGCAGCTCGGGCCCGGCGCCGATCCGGAGCCGTTCTCCCGCGACGAGTGGATGGCGCGGCTGGGGACACTTCCGCTGCTGCACCAGCCGGGTGAGGGCTGGAGTTACCACGGTGGCGGCGAAATCCTCGGGGCGCTGCTGCAGCGGGCGACCGGTCTGAGTCTCGAGACGCTGCTGCACGAGCGGCTCTTCGAGCCTCTGGGGATGCGGGACACCTCGTATGCCTGCATCGATCCGGAACGGCTCGCAACGGCGTACCGGCCGGGCATGTCCGGGGAGCTCGAGGTGTGCGCGGAGCCTGAGGGCCGCTGGTCTCCTCCCCTGCGGGTGTCAGGGGCGACCGGGCTGATCTCGACCGTCGACGACTGTCTCGCCTTCGGCCGGATGCTGCTCGACGGGGGCGGCGGTCTGCTCTCCGACGGTTCGGTTGCGCAGATGACCACCGACCGGCTCACCGCCCAGCAGAAGGCGGCGGCGATGTGGTTGCCGGGCTTCTGGGACGGGTGGGGCTGGGGCTTCGGGGGCGCGGTCGCCACCGGTCGTGAGGTGCCGGGGCCGGCGGCCGGGAGCTACGGCTGGACCGGCGGCACGGGCACGGCCTGCTACACCGATCTGCGTGGCGGGCGGGTCGGGGTGCTGCTCACGCAGCGGGAGATGACCAGCCCGATGCCGGACGCGTACGCGAACGCGTTCTGGGAGGCGTTCTAA
- a CDS encoding IPT/TIG domain-containing protein: MRMKSRVLSRRWIAVAAVVVTAIPATAFATLPSGPEALPHAVGGVIQSTVRVTAKPATGGVHANEVLPTSVDLRQYAPAVGDQGQIGACVAWTIGYSIMGYWANRTSGVGAPYAPLFLYMRNVAKGGAPSAGLNPDSVLANAASGGVDTQANYWQGTANWQAAPTQAEIDNAKNYRVGNWSRLFAGANQGAGAQTAIMQTLASGSPVALAIPVYKDFMYLRSHNLYTTVSGTNLGGHMIAVYGYDAQGVYIRNSWGSVWGNSGDAHVAWSFITKAATGGYAVNGISTPASPIPLLPTVGALSTVKAPAGTSVTITGAGLSSATSVRFGGDEATFTQQTVGGLTKLVAVAPPHADGVVDITVTNPTGTSVASSTSKFTYVPPAPGITTLNPGTVVTLGGTTVTLTGRDLTGVTSVKVGTTAVPAKAVTPTSLSFVAPARTAGTVPVTVTNTYGTSTPAGQLTYALPPAPAVSSIEPGSGLTYKRTAVVVTGTDLAGTTKVTLGGTPVSFQKVSGTQLKLTLPAGTAGARTLQITTPGGSSTATEDSTFTYLTPPVPAITGVTPSSGLTYLRTPVVITGENFTDSTKLTLDGVALSYTKVSSTQIKATLPVHAAGAAGLQLTTPGGTSATGSAAQFTYTAPPAPAITSLSVTSTMTRTSTPLLITGTGLTGATRLTVGGTSTTFTKVSDTQLKLTLPARTTAGAAPIVVTTPGGTSAPMPFTFLPRP, translated from the coding sequence ATGCGCATGAAGTCCCGCGTTCTGTCGCGGCGCTGGATCGCGGTGGCCGCGGTCGTCGTCACCGCGATACCGGCGACCGCGTTCGCCACCCTGCCCTCCGGCCCGGAAGCGCTGCCGCACGCTGTCGGCGGTGTCATCCAGAGCACCGTCCGTGTCACCGCGAAACCGGCGACCGGTGGTGTGCACGCCAACGAGGTGCTGCCCACGAGTGTCGACCTGCGGCAGTACGCCCCGGCGGTCGGCGACCAGGGCCAGATCGGCGCGTGTGTGGCGTGGACGATCGGCTACAGCATCATGGGGTACTGGGCGAACCGGACCAGTGGTGTCGGCGCCCCGTACGCGCCCCTCTTCCTCTACATGCGCAACGTCGCCAAGGGCGGGGCTCCCTCGGCCGGGCTGAACCCGGACTCGGTTCTCGCCAACGCGGCGTCGGGTGGTGTCGACACCCAGGCGAACTACTGGCAGGGCACGGCGAACTGGCAGGCCGCGCCGACACAGGCGGAGATCGACAACGCGAAGAACTACCGCGTGGGCAACTGGAGCCGTCTCTTCGCCGGCGCGAACCAGGGTGCCGGCGCGCAGACCGCGATCATGCAGACGCTGGCGTCCGGCAGCCCGGTCGCCCTCGCGATCCCGGTCTACAAGGACTTCATGTACCTGCGCAGCCACAACCTCTACACGACCGTCAGCGGCACGAACCTGGGCGGTCACATGATCGCCGTGTACGGGTACGACGCGCAGGGTGTCTACATCCGGAACTCGTGGGGTTCGGTGTGGGGCAACAGCGGTGACGCCCACGTCGCGTGGAGCTTCATCACCAAGGCCGCCACGGGTGGGTACGCCGTCAACGGCATCTCGACCCCGGCCTCCCCGATCCCGCTGCTGCCGACCGTCGGCGCACTGTCCACCGTCAAGGCCCCGGCGGGCACCTCGGTGACGATCACGGGCGCCGGTCTGTCCAGCGCCACGTCGGTGCGCTTCGGCGGCGACGAGGCCACCTTCACGCAGCAGACCGTCGGCGGCCTGACCAAGCTCGTCGCCGTCGCCCCGCCGCACGCCGACGGGGTTGTCGACATCACGGTCACGAACCCGACCGGCACCAGCGTCGCGAGTTCGACCAGCAAGTTCACCTACGTCCCGCCGGCGCCGGGCATCACCACACTGAACCCGGGCACCGTCGTCACCCTCGGCGGGACCACGGTCACGCTGACCGGCCGTGATCTCACCGGTGTCACGAGTGTCAAGGTCGGCACCACGGCCGTTCCCGCCAAGGCGGTCACCCCGACGTCGCTGAGCTTCGTCGCTCCGGCCCGGACCGCCGGAACCGTCCCGGTCACCGTGACCAACACGTACGGGACGAGCACGCCGGCCGGTCAGCTGACGTACGCCCTGCCGCCGGCCCCGGCGGTGAGCTCGATCGAGCCCGGCAGCGGTCTCACCTACAAGCGGACGGCGGTTGTCGTCACCGGTACCGACCTCGCCGGGACCACCAAGGTCACCCTGGGCGGTACGCCGGTCTCGTTCCAGAAGGTGTCCGGCACCCAGCTCAAGCTGACCCTGCCGGCCGGCACCGCCGGGGCCCGGACCCTGCAGATCACCACCCCGGGTGGCAGCAGCACGGCCACCGAGGACAGCACGTTCACCTACCTGACGCCGCCGGTGCCCGCCATCACCGGGGTCACGCCGAGCAGCGGCCTCACCTACCTCCGGACCCCGGTGGTGATCACCGGTGAGAACTTCACCGACTCGACCAAGCTGACCCTGGACGGTGTCGCGCTGTCGTACACGAAGGTCTCGAGCACCCAGATCAAGGCCACCCTGCCGGTCCACGCGGCCGGGGCCGCCGGCCTCCAGCTGACCACCCCGGGCGGCACGTCCGCGACGGGCTCGGCGGCGCAGTTCACCTACACCGCCCCGCCGGCCCCGGCGATCACCTCGCTCAGCGTCACCTCGACCATGACCAGGACCTCCACCCCACTGCTGATCACCGGTACGGGTCTGACGGGCGCCACACGACTGACGGTCGGCGGCACCTCGACGACGTTCACCAAGGTGTCGGACACCCAGCTCAAGCTGACGCTTCCGGCGCGGACGACGGCCGGTGCCGCACCGATCGTGGTGACGACGCCGGGTGGCACCAGCGCGCCGATGCCGTTCACCTTCCTGCCCCGGCCCTGA
- a CDS encoding AraC family transcriptional regulator encodes MIEDLARVIAAHTAGFWTDTEVPRLGLVSADERPGAIDMLYTPMICFVGSGSKRTAAGDRNWQVDSGHMFLASLEMPITATFERMPYRSAVLQLDQQVLADLLLELGAAAGRESTDPGGMTTARMSPELIGAVVRWVGLLDTPEDIPALAGRIEGEILYRLLGSPLGPVLRQFALAESHVTQVRGAARWIHQHFAEPLSVEAIAAVAHMSTATLHRHFKSATGMSPLQFQKSLRLQEARRLLVAGDATAALVGEKVGYASATQFTREYRRAYGAPPAQDALRLRTLLKLLNA; translated from the coding sequence ATGATCGAAGATCTTGCCCGTGTCATCGCCGCGCACACGGCCGGCTTCTGGACGGACACCGAGGTTCCGCGCCTGGGACTGGTCTCCGCCGACGAACGCCCGGGCGCCATCGACATGCTCTACACGCCGATGATCTGCTTCGTCGGCAGCGGCTCGAAGCGTACGGCGGCCGGGGACCGGAACTGGCAGGTCGACAGCGGCCACATGTTCCTCGCCTCGCTGGAGATGCCGATCACCGCGACCTTCGAGCGCATGCCGTACCGGTCAGCCGTGCTCCAGCTCGACCAGCAGGTGCTGGCTGACCTGCTGCTGGAGCTCGGTGCCGCGGCCGGGCGGGAGTCCACCGACCCGGGCGGGATGACCACGGCCCGGATGAGTCCCGAGCTGATCGGCGCGGTGGTCCGGTGGGTCGGCCTGCTCGACACCCCGGAGGACATCCCGGCGCTGGCCGGCCGGATCGAGGGCGAGATCCTCTACCGGCTGCTGGGCAGCCCGCTGGGGCCGGTGCTGCGGCAGTTCGCGCTGGCGGAGTCGCACGTCACGCAGGTGCGCGGGGCGGCCCGCTGGATCCACCAGCACTTCGCCGAACCGCTGAGCGTCGAGGCGATCGCGGCGGTCGCCCACATGAGCACGGCGACGCTGCACCGGCACTTCAAGTCCGCGACCGGGATGAGCCCCCTGCAGTTCCAGAAGAGCCTGCGCCTGCAGGAGGCGCGGCGACTGCTGGTGGCCGGCGACGCGACCGCCGCGCTGGTGGGCGAAAAGGTGGGCTACGCGAGCGCAACGCAGTTCACCCGCGAATACCGCCGGGCCTACGGCGCACCACCGGCCCAGGACGCCCTCCGCCTGCGAACCCTCCTCAAGCTGCTGAACGCCTGA